The genomic region AGATATGTTGTATTTTAGCACAGAATACATGATTTTACCAGTTAGTAAACCTACAGAAAATAATTAGTCTAATTTGCAAAATTACCATTAAATTTATGGGCCACACACAGAATAATTTTGTatctgtatgtgtatatataagcAAGACATCactaaaataacaaaagaataATTGTGCTGATCACAATTAAGTTGTCAGGGGTTTGGATCGATGTGTTTgatctgttctctctctgctatATAAGCACaaccatttattattattattattattattatcatcatcatcatcatcatcatcatttttacaCTANNNNNNNNNNNNNNNNNNNNNNNNNNNNNNNNNNNNNNNNNNNNNNNNNNNNNNNNNNNNNNNNNNNNNNNNNNNNNNNNNNNNNNNNNNNNNNNNNNNNNNNNNNNNNNNNNNNNNNNNNNNNNNNNNNNNNNNNNNNNNNNNNNNNNNNNNNNNNNNNNNNNNNNNNNNNNNNNNNNNNNNNNNNNNNNNNNNNNNNNNNNNNNNNNNNNNNNNNNNNNNNNNNNNNNNNNNNNNNNNNNNNNNNNNNNNNNNNNNNNNNNNNNNNNNNNNNNNNNNNNNNNNNNNNNNNNNNNNNNNNNNNNNNNNNNNNNNNNNNNNNNNNNNNNNNNNNNNNNNNNNNNNNNNNNNNNNNNNNNNNNNNNNNNNNNNNNNNNNNNNNNNNNNNNNNNNNNNNNNNNNNNNNNNNNNNNNNNNNNNNNNNNNNNNNNNNNNNNNNNNNNNNNNNNNNNNNNNNNNNNNNNNNNNNNNNNNNNNNNNNNNNNNNNNNNNNNNNNNNNTTAAATGataatttgtgattatttgaaCTAATTTATTGATGAACTGATCGGGTCTGTTTCAAACTGATGAGGAGAGAATATCTGATTATTTatgaagacaaatatttttttataacgTGACTTGTTTTGTTGATGATTTATTTCACTCTATCAATAATCATCAATCATTTTAATATAAATTCAGTAAACTTCTGTGACGTCACATGTttggatcagaacatttctgctgctctTGTGTTGAACATGTTTcactctgaactgaactttaATACGTGAATCTATATAATGTTCCATAATCAGAGTTAGCTGTTGCCGGCACACTTTAACACATGTAACATCcagtctctctccgtctctctgacaggaagtgatgggtTTTTTAAAATGGCCGCCATGCTGACCCATCAGACCAACAGGTGTGTCAGTACATGAGGTCAGCTGCCCCCCCGCTCAGGTCCGTCTCTTTGCTGTCCTGAAAAGGAAACTGGACTCCGGCCAGTCTGATGAGCAGGAGGTTGAGTCcgtggaggaggaagacgaggaagaagagCCAGAAGCAGCGGTCGTAACGCTCGCTGTAAGTCACGAACACAAAGTTCACCTCGTTGAAGTTGGCGATCCGATGGGACAAGTGATGAAGCTTCACCTCCGACGCAAACAGGATCATCACCAGACAGCTGCAAGCACCTGAGGACAGACGGGAAGTCACTGCAACACACTGTCGATAAAGTTTGTATACGTGAAACATTGTcgataaagttttatatttgtatacgTGAAACACTGTcgataaagttttatatttgtatacgTGAAACACTGTCGATAAAGTTTGTATACGTGAAACATTGTcgataaagttttatatttgtatacgTGAAACACTGTCGATAAAGTTTTATACGTGAAACATTGTCGATAAGTTAGTGAAACTGTGATAAGTTGTATACGTGAAACACTGTCGATAAGTTTATATTGTATACGTGAAACATTTTCGAtaagttttatatttgtataagTGAAACACTGTCGATAAAGTTTGTATACGTGAAACACTGTcgataaagttttatatttgtatatgtgaaacactgtcaataaagttttatatttgtatacgTGAAACACTGTCGATAAAGTTTGTATACGTGAAACATTGTcgataaagttttatatttgtatacgTGAAACACTGTCGATAAAGTTTGTATACGTGAAACATTGTcgataaagttttatatttgtatacgTGAAACACTGTCGATAAAGTTTGTATACGTGAAACATTGTcgataaagttttatatttgtatacgTGAAACACTGTCGATAAAGTTTGTATACGTGAAACACTGTcgataaagttttatatttgtatacgTGAAACATTTTcgataaagttttatatttgtataagTGAAACACTGTCGATAAAGTTTGTATACGTGAAACACTGTcgataaagttttatatttgtatatgtgaaacactgtcaataaagttttatatttgtatacgTGAAACACTGTCGATAAAGTTTGTATACGTGAAACATTGTcgataaagttttatatttgtatacgTGAAACACTGTCGATAAAGTTTGTATACGTGAAACATTGTcgataaagttttatatttgtatacgTGAAACACTGTcgataaagttttatatttgtatacgTGAAACACTGTCGATAAAGTTTGTATACGTGAAACGCTGTTGATAAAGTTTGTATACGTGAAACATTGTcgataaagttttatatttgtatacgTGAAACACTGTCGATAAAGTTTGTATACGTGAAACACTGTcgataaagttttatatttgtatacgTGAAACACTGTcgataaagttttatatttgtatacgTGAAACACTGTcgataaagttttatatttgtatacgTGAAACACTGTCGATAAAGTTTGTATACGTGAAACGCTGTcgataaagttttatatttgtatacgTGAAACACTGTCGATAAAGTTTGTATACGTGAAACATTGTcgataaagttttatatttgtatacgTGAAACGCTGTCGATAAAGTTTGTATACGTGAAACATTGTcgataaagttttatatttgtatacgTGAAACACTGTCGATAAAGTTTGTATACGTGAAACATTGTcgataaagttttatatttgtatacgTGAAACACTGTCGATAAAGTTTGTATACGTGAAACATTGTcgataaagttttatatttgtatacgTGAAACACTGTcgataaagttttatatttgtatacgTGAAACACTGTCGATAAAGTTTTATATAATAAAGTCTTGTCAGATGACTAATGGCCTAGTGACAGCACTACAtcattttgtagtgctgtcaGAAGGTCTGGTGGGGAATATTAAACCCTATATAGTGACTCAAAGTATTCCACAATGCATCGCGAAAAGTAGTGTACAACTGATGGTCACTTaccaagcaatatttaccatcatgcattgcgctgCGGATGAACGCATGGAGATTTCAATTCACGTTTCAACTGCAGGACAGTAGTGACGTCATTAGTGTCCGAAAGtgcgtttttctttctgctgatgagctcactatatagtgcactatgttggactcCCTGTGTAGTGACTAGGCAGCagaatgagtgggtgatttcggacacagctcGTGTGTTCACGTCCTCCAGGAGTTACACCAGAACAACCAGTAGAGGGCGCTGCTCAGTCAAACCCGTCTCACCTCCACTGTAACTCCACCAGCGCGAcctgctctcctgtctgaccCTCCGGACCTGATACAGTCTTCACGTGTCTGTGACAGGACTGACTCAGCTGATGAgcccacctgtgtgtgtgtgtgtgtgtgtgtgtgtctctataATTGCATCTCTTATCAGATGAAAAACTCtgtcagcagctgtttgtttttaaatcctcTTCAGTCCACCTGCTGATCCTGTTTAAAGGCTCCCAGCAGAGCTGGCTGctgtcccacaatgcactggGTCACTGATACCAAACGACCAATAACACTCTGAGAGAAGAGGACGAACTGTTGGTGCTCAAGCCACCTTTAAACCAACATGTTGGCTAAATGCTAACAGGTAGCAAGTTCTAACACTAACAAGTTCTTCAAAGTACAATGTGTGCTTCTCCTcatactgtgtgtactgtaagTAGTATCTGTAGTAtcccactgaagacaaacatCTCAACAGACGTCCAGTGAAGCCACATTCAAAACTTCAGTCTCAGGCGTCTGAAGAACCTCTTGTGGTTCAAGTTTAGATTTTTTGTGACGGATAAATTGAACTACATGCAGCAAAAACTACAGACTGGACTTTAACCTCTGGTCTCAACCTCAGCAGCCGCAGGAGACATGAACTTTACCAGGACAGCTACTCATCAGCTCATTAAATATCATGTTAATCCTCCAACCTCTGAACATTAGACTCCCTGATGAAGGTTGGCTGATGAGTAGCTCTCCTGGTAAAGCAGACGTCTCATTCGGTCCACTGAGGTTCCGGTTTGAGTTCAgtcagtagtttttgttgtgTGAAGTCAAATTTAACCATCATAACAACTTTAATTTTGAACCACAAGAAGTTCTTCATACGTCTGCAACTAAAGTTGAAAAGACATCTAACATTACACtgtaaaaactttaatttacaACCTTTAACCCTGCCAGGTCGTCACCTGGTCGTCACCTGGTCGTCACCTGGATGTCAACAGTGAACGCTGAAAAACTTTCATTCTGGCTCCACTGTCTGAGGTGTTTGCTCAGTGGGATTATCTgtatgtgatgatgatggttatgatgatgatgatgtgtgtctCACAGCTGATGAAGGTCCACAGGTAAAGTCCCATGGGGCCCTGCAGTGTCTCATATGGTCGGCCGAAGGcgttgaagaagaagaagccggTGGCTatggaggagaagaggacgacaacaccacagaagaagatgaCGGTGACGTGGAGGCCCGCTGGGATGGCGCTCAGCAGGTCTGGGAAGACTGAGAGAGaaaccagagagagaggaagagtgatgaagaggaggaaggtcaGACAGAAACCACAGGAGGAAACTGACTGAAGTACTCTTCTCTACTTCTGTTGCTGACTCATAACGAACGTTAACGAGCTTCAGCAGAGAACAGAGCCGCTCTGTGTCCTCACCTCGTTACAGATCTGATCAGTCAGGCAAAACAGAAGCTCGTTAGTGAAGGTCCACTGCTCTCTTTAACTGGGACCAGTCAGCGCTCTGTGCTGGTCCACAGTCAGCGCTCTGTGCTGGTCCACAGTCAGTCCTGTCTGTAAACCACAGAACATGTTTCCTCATGTTGATCATGTCGGTGTCAGTCACAGCTCTGTTTGTACTCTGCTAGCTTCAAGACTTCTGATGCCGCAGTCACAGAAAATGTCTCCAGATGTCCTTAAAAACATGGTACTCATATAATACTGATGTGACCTGACAGCTCTGTGGTCTGTTATCTGCTGGCCTTACAGAGAGACGCTGACCCGGCTCTGTCACACATGAACCACAAAGAGATCAACTGGATCTCATCAGGAACTGACTCAGTTAACCAGAGGTGGGAGTAAGTCACATATGTGCAAGTCATAAGCAAGTCTCAAGTTACTGTGATGAAaatcaagcaagtcaagtcgagtcactGCTAAGGTCAAACAAGTCACAAGAAGTttgtatgaatgtattcttcatatctgtagaCACAGTAAACAGGAGAGAGTGGTTAatcaataatatgatgtaatTGCATAGTTGATCAATTTTAGAATTGTTTTTCAACCCCATGAATACAAGAATAAGATTAGATTAATATCAACCCTGGAGCTGCAGCATACTGCACATCCTGCCAGCTGAGAATATTCCTCTCAGGTATTGTTCCCCCTCCATCTCAATCAAAGGAGGCTGAAATCACAGGAcatgtctgttctgtcctgaaatgtgtgtttctcttctataaaacacattctacATCTCAGAGGCGACGTCTGTACACATACAGCTCCATCTCCTTTCAAACGTGGCAGAGCTCTGTGAGAAACAGCAGGAGAGACACAacacctgctgcaggagagacgcAGACACAgcacctgctgcaggagagacgcagacacaacacctgctgcaggagagacgcagacacaacacctgctgcaggagagacgcAGACACAgcacctgctgcaggagagacgcagacacagcagctgcagcaggagagacgcagacacaacacctgctgcaggagagacgcAGACAgcacctgctgcaggagagacgcagacacaacacctgctgcaggagagacgcagacacaacacctgctgcaggagagacgcagacacagcagctgctgcaggagagacgcagacacaacacctgctgcaggagagacgcagacacaacacctgctgcaggagagacgcAGACAGCACCAGCTGCAGGAGAGACGCAGACACAacacctgctgcaggagagacgcagacacaacacctgctgcaggagagacgcagacacaacacctgctgcaggagagacgcagacacaacacctgctgcaggagagacgcAGACACAACACCAGCTGCAGGAGAGACGCAGACAGCACCAGCTGCAGGAGAGACGCAGACACAacacctgctgcaggagagacgcagacacaacacctgctgcaggagagacgcagacacagcagctgcagcaggagagacgcagacacaacacctgctgcaggagagacgcagacacagcagctgcagcaggagagacGCAGACAcaacacctgcagcaggagagacgcagacacaacacctgctgcaggagagacgcagacacaacacctgctgcaggagagacgcagacacaacacctgctgcaggagagacgcagacacaacacctgctgcaggagagacgcagatacaacacctgctgcaggagagacgcagacacaacacctgctgcaggagagacgcagacacaacacctgctgcaggagagacgcAGACACAgcacctgctgcaggagagacgcAGACACAgcacctgctgcaggagagacgcagacacaacacctgctgcaggagagacgcAGACAGCACCTGCTGTACGCAGATACAGTGTCGTGTTGGGTTGTGAGTGCGCAAGTACCAGCAAGTACCTCAGACCAGCTGTTTGCATGTGCTGATTTGACGTCACACAGCAcagtatatgacgtgtgtttgaagctgctgtaaatAATTAACAGGTGTGTGAGCAAAGGTGTGAATAATGAATGACCACCTGTAGGACTCACCTATGCTGacgtcactgtgtgtgtgtgtgtgtgtgtgtgtgtgtgtgtgtgtgtgtgtgtgtgtgagacactcACAGGTGAAGCGGGACGCGCGTCCTCCCAGCCCGCAGGTTTTCAACCTCTGGCCGGCCCACAGTCCGTAGCTCAGCTCTCCCAGGAACTTGTCCAGTTCTGGCCCGGTCGCGTTCACCAGCTCGGCCCCGGTCCGGCACAGCACGGCCCCACGGAGCCACAGGGGCAGGCCCGCGGCCACCGCGGCCGTCAGGGCGCAAGAGAGGCCGAGGAGgccggagagagagaagaggagctgCTTCTGACGGCTCGGCAtcacggaggaggaggaggaggaggaggagagaggccggGGATCAGGCTGCAGGGGCCGGAGGAGGAGCACCACAGGccggcatcacacacacagacacaccggGAGGCTCCTCACAGTCTCCTCCTCCCCCAGAGTGACTGACAGCCCGACGTCACCATGACAACCAGGgctcagattacacacacacacacgtacgcacgcAGGCACGCAGACAGATGTaggaacaactgaagtaaaagtgaagtcatgtcaaataaaataaaatcttcaTCAACAGATTCactttaataataaacatactttgaacagctgctgtttctatttgtgtgtgtgtgtgtgtgtgtgtgtgtgtgtgtgtgtgtgtgtgtgtgtttgtatgtgtctcATATTGTTTGTAAACAAACTGGAATAAAACACGTGTTACTGTAACTGCCCACATGATGGCGCTCTGTCACAACTTTacactttattttatatatattattatatattatatatattatattatatcattcagtaactttatatttatataatcaTTCAgtaactttatatttatattaatcaTTCAgtaactttatatttatattaatcaTTCAgtaactttatatttatattatcatTCAgtaactttatatttatattaatcaTTCAgtaactttatatttatattatcatTCAGTAACTTTATATTGATATTAATCATTCAGTaactttatatttcatataaacTTTTTATTATCAAAGAAATTCACTTCCTGAAATTTCACTTTTCCTTATGAACAAAACTCAGAATCTGTAAATTAACATCACGAAGAATATGTGAgtgaacctgtctgtctgcctgcctgcctgtctgtctgcctgcctgcctgactgcctgcctgtctgactgcctgtctgcctgcctgcctgtctgtctg from Sparus aurata chromosome 2, fSpaAur1.1, whole genome shotgun sequence harbors:
- the clrn1 gene encoding clarin-1, with amino-acid sequence MPSRQKQLLFSLSGLLGLSCALTAAVAAGLPLWLRGAVLCRTGAELVNATGPELDKFLGELSYGLWAGQRLKTCGLGGRASRFTFFPDLLSAIPAGLHVTVIFFCGVVVLFSSIATGFFFFNAFGRPYETLQGPMGLYLWTFISCACSCLVMILFASEVKLHHLSHRIANFNEVNFVFVTYSERYDRCFWLFFLVFLLHGLNLLLIRLAGVQFPFQDSKETDLSGGAADLMY